The Haloarcula pelagica genome includes a region encoding these proteins:
- a CDS encoding TRAP transporter substrate-binding protein — MPTINRRQYIKGVGAASSVALAGCSGENQGSGSGDGGSGDGGSEQDGASTSNAGGTTYELNVATAYKLGTTEEYPVMQQAFKENVEEASDGRISVKLHPNGVLGAGTELAEKVQTGTVEAAQFSFSNFSPYASAVDLVNLPYFAGTNQQFVNLVTSDAWENNVHNNVRENGFEPLFYLVIDPRAIGVGKGKDAVLTPEDMAGFKHRIPGSQILEEAWKMVGANPTPIAWGETPSAIEEGVADSLHVSIEAFVTFGFSDLVSHITRTQMVEDAQVYAMNEKWYSDLPSDLQSAVDDASEKTFQDNLNQVPKSRENSMAKLEEAGVEVHDLSDSQLQKWKDKAGYQRSEWDSWKKKLAGDMETFKKLEQAKEQKSDFEVPN; from the coding sequence ATGCCGACTATTAACAGACGGCAATACATCAAAGGTGTCGGTGCCGCAAGTAGCGTCGCTCTCGCTGGATGCAGCGGAGAGAACCAGGGTTCCGGGAGCGGTGATGGAGGCAGTGGGGACGGCGGCAGTGAACAGGACGGAGCGTCGACGTCGAATGCTGGCGGAACTACATACGAACTGAACGTCGCAACCGCCTACAAACTGGGGACTACGGAGGAGTACCCAGTGATGCAACAGGCGTTCAAAGAGAACGTCGAGGAAGCTTCCGATGGCCGCATCTCGGTCAAGCTTCACCCCAATGGGGTTCTCGGTGCAGGAACTGAACTTGCCGAGAAGGTTCAGACGGGAACGGTCGAGGCCGCACAGTTCTCGTTCTCGAACTTCTCCCCGTATGCATCGGCAGTCGATCTGGTCAACCTCCCTTACTTCGCGGGGACGAACCAGCAGTTCGTCAACCTGGTTACCAGCGATGCATGGGAAAACAACGTCCACAACAATGTCCGGGAGAACGGGTTCGAACCGCTGTTCTACCTCGTCATCGATCCGCGGGCTATCGGTGTCGGTAAAGGGAAGGATGCGGTGCTGACGCCGGAAGATATGGCCGGTTTCAAACATCGAATTCCTGGGTCACAGATCCTCGAAGAAGCCTGGAAGATGGTCGGAGCGAACCCGACGCCGATCGCCTGGGGAGAAACGCCGTCTGCAATCGAGGAGGGGGTCGCCGATTCGCTTCACGTCTCCATCGAAGCGTTCGTGACGTTCGGTTTCAGCGATCTCGTCTCACACATCACCCGGACACAGATGGTAGAAGATGCTCAGGTATACGCGATGAACGAGAAATGGTACAGCGATCTTCCGAGTGACCTACAGAGCGCTGTGGATGACGCCTCCGAGAAGACGTTCCAGGACAATCTCAACCAGGTGCCCAAATCACGTGAGAACTCCATGGCCAAACTGGAAGAGGCGGGCGTCGAAGTCCACGACCTGTCCGACTCGCAGCTACAGAAGTGGAAGGACAAAGCTGGCTACCAGCGCTCCGAGTGGGACAGCTGGAAAAAGAAACTGGCGGGCGACATGGAGACGTTCAAGAAGCTAGAACAGGCAAAAGAGCAGAAGAGCGATTTCGAAGTCCCGAACTAG
- a CDS encoding TRAP transporter small permease translates to MLENLQTNVRSNPMGRRIASAGGLLNEHLERYLLLSIYVYIIAIIGIEVFRRFVLNNASIWGEETARFMFIYLTWIGASWGVHKRLHIRIDILHQYVSERTTGLLYILGDIVMLAFVVVAIQWTIPQLQTLLEFGGATQALRVNKIYFQVAVPIGMGLLTVRILQALYRDVKDVLAGREVYKGEQLFA, encoded by the coding sequence ATGCTCGAAAACCTGCAAACCAACGTCCGCTCAAACCCGATGGGACGGCGGATAGCGTCAGCCGGTGGATTACTGAACGAACATCTCGAGAGGTATCTCCTTCTCTCGATCTACGTGTACATCATCGCGATAATTGGTATCGAGGTCTTCCGCCGGTTCGTTCTGAACAACGCCAGCATCTGGGGCGAAGAGACGGCTCGGTTCATGTTCATCTACCTCACCTGGATCGGTGCGAGCTGGGGAGTCCACAAACGGCTGCATATCCGAATCGACATCCTCCACCAGTACGTCTCGGAGCGGACGACGGGACTCTTGTACATTCTGGGCGACATCGTGATGCTTGCCTTCGTCGTCGTCGCGATCCAGTGGACGATTCCACAACTCCAGACGCTCCTCGAATTCGGTGGCGCAACCCAGGCGTTGCGAGTCAACAAAATCTACTTCCAGGTCGCAGTCCCGATCGGAATGGGGCTGCTTACAGTACGCATCTTACAGGCACTGTACCGAGATGTCAAGGACGTCTTGGCCGGCCGAGAAGTGTACAAAGGGGAGCAACTCTTCGCATAA